The following coding sequences lie in one Methanohalophilus levihalophilus genomic window:
- a CDS encoding NAD-dependent succinate-semialdehyde dehydrogenase, whose protein sequence is MKKMVSRNPATGEINEEFELYSGERIDQTLTRARSTFLEWKDLDISERAHHLKMAAAQLRKEKDELGRIITIEMGKPIKESVPEVEKCAWALEYFAENAEEFLAPEAVETDAMESGVSFEPKGVILSIMPWNFPFWQALRFGAPALVGGNTVILKHASSVPMCALAIEKVLLDAGLLEGVFQTLLIDGKTASELIDRDEIAAVTFTGSLNAGSKVAEAAGRNMKKAVLELGGSDPFIVLDDANVEMAAEVGVNSRFLNGGQSCIAAKRFIVTEAVADEFLRVFVESAKQLKVGDPMDPQTDIGPLVNPEQVDLIDAQVKDAVDKGAGTLLEGGRIDSPGSFYKPVVLSNVNENMRVLKEETFGPVAPIVIVKDENEAIRVAGSTDFGLGASIWTEDREHAMELEKHIESGVVSVNSMVASDPRLPFGGTKKSGIGRELYKYGLYEFMNIKSIKVY, encoded by the coding sequence ATGAAGAAAATGGTTTCCAGGAATCCGGCAACAGGGGAAATTAATGAGGAATTTGAACTTTATTCGGGGGAAAGGATTGACCAGACATTAACAAGGGCAAGGTCCACTTTTCTTGAATGGAAAGATCTCGATATTTCAGAAAGGGCTCACCATCTCAAAATGGCAGCAGCACAGCTGAGAAAAGAGAAGGATGAACTGGGTCGCATCATAACAATTGAGATGGGAAAACCCATCAAGGAATCTGTTCCCGAAGTGGAAAAATGTGCCTGGGCTCTCGAATATTTTGCAGAAAATGCAGAAGAGTTTCTTGCTCCTGAGGCTGTGGAAACGGATGCCATGGAATCCGGGGTTTCATTTGAGCCAAAGGGAGTAATTCTCAGTATAATGCCTTGGAATTTCCCATTCTGGCAGGCTTTACGTTTTGGTGCACCGGCACTTGTCGGTGGTAACACGGTCATCCTAAAGCACGCAAGCTCAGTTCCAATGTGTGCTCTTGCAATTGAAAAAGTACTTCTGGATGCCGGGTTGCTGGAGGGTGTTTTCCAGACATTGCTCATTGACGGCAAAACCGCTTCGGAATTAATTGATAGGGATGAAATTGCAGCAGTTACTTTTACGGGGAGTCTCAACGCGGGAAGCAAGGTAGCAGAGGCTGCAGGGCGGAATATGAAAAAAGCTGTTCTTGAGTTGGGGGGCAGTGATCCATTCATAGTTCTTGATGATGCAAACGTTGAGATGGCAGCAGAGGTTGGAGTAAACAGCCGATTTTTGAATGGAGGTCAGAGTTGTATTGCAGCCAAACGGTTCATAGTCACCGAAGCAGTGGCAGATGAATTCCTGCGTGTTTTTGTAGAGTCTGCAAAGCAACTAAAAGTTGGGGATCCGATGGACCCGCAAACAGATATTGGTCCTCTGGTAAATCCGGAACAGGTTGATCTCATTGACGCTCAGGTAAAGGATGCGGTTGACAAAGGTGCCGGAACTTTGCTTGAAGGAGGCAGAATTGACAGTCCTGGTTCTTTTTACAAACCTGTTGTTCTCAGTAACGTTAACGAGAACATGCGTGTGCTGAAAGAAGAGACCTTTGGACCTGTTGCACCTATTGTAATTGTAAAGGATGAGAATGAAGCCATTCGGGTTGCCGGCAGCACTGATTTCGGCTTGGGTGCAAGCATCTGGACAGAGGATCGGGAACATGCAATGGAACTCGAAAAACACATTGAATCGGGTGTAGTGTCTGTTAATTCAATGGTTGCCTCGGATCCACGCCTGCCGTTTGGCGGAACCAAAAAGAGCGGCATCGGGCGTGAATTGTATAAATACGGACTTTATGAGTTCATGAATATTAAATCGATTAAGGTGTATTGA
- a CDS encoding acetolactate synthase large subunit, which produces MKGSDLFIRCLENEGVEYIFGIPGEETLDFMDSLSRSDIEFVVVRHEQSAAFMADAYGRLTGRPGVCLSTLGPGATNLMTGVADAHLDRAPLVAITGQGSLDRAYKESHQFLNVAGMFSKITSWNATVTAAHQIPELVGKAFDIATDMPGATHIELPEDVGEQETNAIPLEKKSYSHTCNFEERELHKALELISEASKPLIVAGNGVIRENASAELEKFVEASNMGVVTTFMGKGAISADNEHFIGTMGMSEKDYIMCGLDAADVVITIGFDSVEYSPDHWNMGGAKKIIHVHNRHPAMESSYVPDCALIGSLKTTLEALFHAIPAQEFPKHYHNIKISMENGLLNYKDDPSFPVKPQRILWEVRQILDRDDILVSDVGAHKLWVGRLYPALAPKTVLMSNGLASMGFALPAAIASCLVHPEKKVMAVAGDAGFLMNLQDLETAVRLDCNLVIVIFDDSSYGLIEWDSNREFGSSFGTSFKNPDFVGLANSFGAKGIRVSNANELGDILQNAFEEGGVWIVDVPVDYSENLKLTEILEGKYCDI; this is translated from the coding sequence ATGAAAGGAAGCGACCTGTTTATCAGGTGCCTGGAAAACGAAGGCGTAGAATATATTTTCGGAATTCCGGGAGAGGAAACCCTTGATTTTATGGATTCCCTATCCAGATCGGATATCGAATTTGTTGTGGTAAGGCACGAACAGTCTGCAGCATTCATGGCGGATGCATACGGGCGTTTGACAGGGAGGCCCGGTGTATGTCTTTCAACTCTGGGTCCGGGTGCTACCAATCTGATGACAGGTGTAGCGGATGCCCATCTTGACAGGGCACCTCTTGTAGCAATAACCGGACAGGGTTCCCTTGACAGGGCGTACAAGGAATCGCACCAGTTTCTGAATGTTGCAGGAATGTTCAGCAAGATAACCTCATGGAATGCAACTGTCACCGCTGCTCATCAGATTCCCGAGTTGGTGGGGAAGGCTTTTGATATAGCAACAGATATGCCAGGGGCCACGCATATTGAATTGCCTGAAGATGTTGGTGAGCAGGAAACCAATGCAATCCCTCTTGAGAAAAAATCGTATTCACATACCTGTAATTTTGAAGAAAGGGAACTGCATAAGGCGCTTGAATTGATCTCAGAAGCTTCAAAACCCTTAATCGTAGCCGGAAACGGTGTAATTCGTGAAAATGCTTCGGCTGAACTGGAAAAATTCGTAGAAGCATCAAACATGGGCGTTGTGACCACTTTCATGGGAAAGGGTGCAATCAGTGCAGACAATGAACACTTCATTGGTACCATGGGAATGTCCGAGAAAGACTACATTATGTGCGGACTGGACGCAGCAGATGTGGTTATTACCATAGGTTTTGATTCTGTTGAATACAGTCCGGATCACTGGAACATGGGTGGTGCCAAAAAAATAATTCATGTTCACAATCGTCACCCTGCGATGGAGTCAAGTTATGTCCCGGATTGCGCGCTTATCGGTTCTCTCAAAACAACTCTTGAAGCGCTGTTTCATGCAATTCCTGCTCAGGAATTCCCCAAACATTACCACAACATCAAGATTTCCATGGAAAATGGATTACTCAATTACAAGGATGATCCGTCCTTTCCGGTGAAGCCACAGCGTATTCTCTGGGAGGTTCGACAAATCCTGGACAGGGATGATATTCTCGTTAGTGATGTAGGTGCTCACAAATTATGGGTTGGGAGATTATATCCTGCCCTCGCACCCAAGACGGTATTGATGTCAAACGGACTGGCTTCCATGGGATTTGCCCTTCCCGCAGCAATAGCTTCCTGTCTTGTGCATCCGGAAAAGAAAGTCATGGCAGTTGCAGGGGATGCAGGGTTCCTTATGAACCTTCAGGATCTGGAAACCGCTGTCCGGCTGGATTGCAATCTTGTTATTGTTATCTTTGATGATTCATCCTACGGGCTTATCGAGTGGGATAGTAACCGAGAATTTGGCTCCTCTTTCGGAACGTCTTTTAAAAATCCTGATTTTGTAGGTCTTGCAAACAGTTTTGGTGCAAAAGGCATACGTGTGAGCAATGCTAACGAATTGGGCGATATACTTCAAAACGCATTTGAAGAGGGTGGTGTCTGGATAGTAGACGTTCCTGTGGATTATTCCGAAAACTTAAAACTCACAGAAATACTGGAAGGGAAGTACTGCGATATTTAA
- a CDS encoding DUF427 domain-containing protein, translating to MAVAKWNGVVIAESDETIMVEGNHYFPPDSVKMEYFSKSETTSRCPWKGLAHYYDITVNGETLKDGGWYYPEPSPAAAEIKDHVAFWKGVEVTD from the coding sequence ATGGCCGTAGCAAAGTGGAATGGAGTTGTAATTGCAGAGAGTGATGAGACTATTATGGTTGAAGGTAACCACTATTTTCCTCCCGATTCAGTTAAAATGGAATACTTTTCAAAAAGCGAAACTACCAGCCGTTGCCCATGGAAAGGACTTGCACACTACTACGACATAACGGTGAACGGCGAAACCCTGAAAGATGGGGGATGGTATTATCCGGAACCAAGTCCTGCAGCTGCAGAAATTAAAGATCATGTGGCGTTCTGGAAAGGTGTGGAAGTAACAGATTAA
- a CDS encoding class I SAM-dependent methyltransferase, producing MRDRGLRSTLENAIPPHLLQDVPNRFDFVGDIAIASIPQSLNDYRFLIAKAIAGRRGNIRTVLNKTSLVQGDHRVSDFEIILGESTVTTHGEYKHRYKMDVSEVFFNSRLGFERQRVISQVKEGETILVPFCGVGPFVIPAASKGANVLGIEKNPAACKWLSENIRLNNVLSNADAVCADVSDIPNIVNTKFDRIIVPTPYGMDFFFEILSPLLKKEGYLHFYTFKVAEEIDSTKMDFIGQGYEVLCVRRCGNVAAGVSRWAFDLQKHI from the coding sequence ATGCGTGACAGAGGTTTAAGAAGTACGCTGGAGAATGCTATTCCACCCCATTTGCTTCAGGATGTTCCGAACCGTTTTGATTTTGTGGGGGATATTGCAATTGCTTCCATTCCTCAATCACTTAATGACTATCGCTTCCTGATTGCAAAGGCCATTGCAGGAAGAAGGGGTAACATCAGGACAGTTCTCAACAAAACAAGTCTGGTACAGGGTGATCATCGGGTTTCGGATTTTGAAATTATTTTAGGCGAAAGTACGGTAACAACTCACGGGGAATACAAACATCGCTACAAAATGGATGTTTCCGAAGTTTTTTTCAATAGCAGGCTAGGGTTTGAAAGACAAAGGGTGATATCACAGGTAAAGGAAGGGGAAACCATTCTTGTCCCTTTTTGCGGGGTTGGGCCCTTTGTAATTCCCGCAGCATCAAAGGGTGCGAATGTTCTTGGGATTGAAAAAAACCCTGCTGCATGTAAATGGCTTTCCGAGAATATCCGGCTAAACAATGTGCTTTCAAATGCGGATGCTGTTTGCGCTGATGTCTCAGATATACCAAATATAGTGAACACTAAATTTGACAGGATTATTGTCCCTACTCCTTATGGGATGGATTTTTTCTTTGAAATCCTTTCTCCCCTGCTTAAGAAAGAAGGCTATCTTCATTTTTATACTTTCAAGGTTGCTGAGGAAATAGACTCCACTAAAATGGATTTTATCGGGCAGGGATATGAAGTACTGTGTGTCAGAAGGTGCGGGAATGTGGCTGCAGGTGTCAGTCGATGGGCTTTTGATCTCCAAAAACACATATAA
- a CDS encoding D-aminoacyl-tRNA deacylase, with translation MGSNFENAAPKSTIVCSQVDAASQNIKNHLLKLDSWSKLEIECPGFEDLADVYESGKFRLVEVAKHHVFQDGIDRNLEACGLPAKNILFASKHKSDDGRRLLTAHFTGNPSDAKYGGKDGELAVAYTSAIKPIISELAKYSENLGYQVSMESTHHGPTDLNVPSIYVEIGSGPEQWDDPDAGEAVAKAILSFTPQDMPVALGFGGGHYAVRQSEILMNNSVAFGHNFPSYHLENLSESLFLQAIEKSGADFVYMDRKSMSVAEKSKIEELSKKNGFLMLRESDINGLEGVSWDFFREVFEGVEKVESGSSPHISTHLRNMLDKNLISDFGSFDTIMIDPRLIHLTWKNDSDTFIEWLDNLPLVWLEKDNGTLSGFFFVWKSDAGVLLDEIVNECIKILKEHYEIEYIPGKSMLYLSEKRFNPYLAEELGIPKGPLYGKLSKGIPVEVDGNIVGPEMVHEKVTKELLLDSRVI, from the coding sequence ATGGGTAGTAATTTTGAAAATGCAGCTCCTAAAAGCACAATTGTTTGTTCGCAAGTGGATGCTGCGAGCCAGAACATCAAAAACCACTTGTTGAAACTTGATTCCTGGTCTAAATTGGAGATTGAATGTCCTGGATTTGAAGATCTGGCAGATGTTTATGAATCTGGTAAGTTCAGGCTTGTGGAAGTAGCAAAACATCACGTTTTTCAGGATGGGATTGATAGGAATCTGGAAGCCTGCGGTCTTCCTGCTAAAAATATCCTGTTTGCTTCCAAGCATAAAAGTGATGATGGAAGGCGATTACTGACTGCACATTTCACAGGAAATCCATCTGATGCAAAATATGGTGGAAAGGATGGAGAATTGGCTGTTGCATATACATCCGCTATCAAACCTATTATATCTGAATTGGCAAAATATTCGGAAAACCTTGGTTATCAGGTCTCGATGGAATCCACTCACCACGGGCCGACGGATCTGAACGTTCCCTCAATTTATGTCGAAATTGGGAGCGGTCCTGAGCAATGGGATGATCCGGATGCCGGTGAGGCAGTTGCTAAAGCTATTTTATCATTTACTCCTCAAGACATGCCTGTAGCATTGGGATTTGGAGGAGGACACTATGCTGTCAGGCAATCAGAAATCCTTATGAACAACAGTGTGGCATTCGGGCATAACTTCCCGTCATACCATCTTGAAAACCTGAGTGAATCCCTGTTTCTTCAGGCAATAGAAAAGTCCGGTGCTGATTTTGTTTATATGGATCGCAAATCCATGTCAGTTGCTGAAAAATCGAAAATAGAAGAGTTGTCGAAGAAAAACGGATTCCTGATGTTGCGTGAAAGTGATATTAATGGACTGGAGGGTGTTTCATGGGACTTTTTCAGAGAAGTTTTTGAAGGAGTTGAGAAGGTTGAATCTGGTTCATCTCCACATATTTCTACACATCTGAGGAATATGCTTGATAAGAATTTAATTTCCGATTTTGGAAGTTTTGATACGATAATGATTGACCCTCGACTCATACACCTTACCTGGAAAAATGATTCTGACACCTTCATTGAATGGCTTGACAATCTTCCTCTGGTATGGCTTGAAAAGGATAATGGAACTCTTTCAGGTTTCTTTTTTGTCTGGAAATCTGATGCAGGAGTTTTATTGGACGAAATAGTAAATGAATGCATTAAAATACTAAAAGAACATTATGAAATTGAGTATATTCCAGGCAAATCCATGCTCTATCTATCCGAAAAAAGGTTTAATCCTTACCTTGCAGAGGAGCTTGGAATTCCCAAAGGTCCTTTATATGGGAAACTTTCAAAGGGAATTCCAGTTGAGGTGGATGGGAATATTGTCGGCCCGGAAATGGTTCATGAAAAAGTAACAAAAGAACTCTTGCTTGACAGCAGAGTCATCTAA
- the ftsZ gene encoding cell division protein FtsZ, whose protein sequence is MKSIVEEALARSAEERRVHTATPEQVDVNAEIEAVLREMHTNIKVIGCGGGGSNSVQRMADEGIKGAELVAINTDAQHLLNVNSDKKVLIGKKKTRGLGAGSLPQIGEDAALENIDELSAIVEGTDMIFITAGLGGGTGTGSAPVVAEASRDAGALTIAVVTLPFAVEGEVRRTNAEAGLERLRDVADTVIVVPNDKLLEVVPRLPLQAAFKVSDEVLMRAVKGITELITKPGLVNLDFADVRTVMQNGGVAMIGLGEADGESKAVESVQKALRSPLLDVDISGATSALVNVVGGQDMTIAEAESVVQEVYSRIDPGARLIWGAQVDPDLEHSVRTMIVVTGVKSPQIYGHGSAKNVTRRYGIDFVR, encoded by the coding sequence ATGAAATCCATAGTTGAAGAGGCTTTAGCGCGATCGGCAGAAGAGAGGCGTGTCCATACAGCAACACCTGAGCAGGTGGATGTGAATGCAGAGATTGAGGCTGTGTTGCGGGAAATGCACACGAACATAAAGGTAATTGGATGCGGTGGCGGCGGCTCTAACAGCGTTCAGCGTATGGCTGATGAAGGTATCAAGGGCGCAGAGCTGGTTGCCATAAACACCGATGCGCAACATCTTCTCAATGTAAACTCCGATAAGAAAGTCCTTATCGGTAAGAAGAAGACACGTGGATTGGGTGCGGGCAGTCTCCCTCAGATTGGCGAAGATGCAGCTCTGGAGAACATTGATGAACTCAGTGCAATAGTAGAAGGCACTGATATGATTTTTATTACGGCAGGTCTTGGTGGAGGGACCGGTACAGGCTCCGCTCCGGTTGTTGCAGAAGCTTCCCGTGATGCAGGCGCTTTGACCATTGCTGTTGTAACTCTTCCTTTTGCAGTGGAAGGTGAAGTAAGAAGAACAAATGCAGAAGCAGGATTGGAAAGACTCAGGGACGTAGCAGACACTGTTATTGTTGTTCCAAACGACAAACTCCTTGAAGTTGTACCACGTCTTCCTCTTCAGGCAGCATTCAAGGTTTCCGACGAAGTTCTTATGCGCGCCGTTAAAGGCATCACTGAACTGATTACCAAGCCGGGTCTTGTTAACCTTGACTTTGCCGATGTTCGCACTGTAATGCAGAACGGTGGCGTTGCAATGATCGGTCTGGGTGAAGCAGACGGCGAAAGCAAGGCAGTTGAATCTGTGCAGAAAGCACTTCGCAGCCCTCTTCTCGATGTGGACATCTCCGGTGCAACATCTGCCCTGGTAAATGTAGTGGGTGGACAGGACATGACCATTGCGGAAGCGGAAAGTGTTGTACAGGAAGTCTACAGTCGCATTGATCCAGGTGCAAGACTCATTTGGGGTGCTCAGGTAGATCCTGATCTGGAACACAGTGTACGCACCATGATTGTTGTAACAGGTGTGAAATCACCTCAGATTTACGGTCACGGAAGTGCCAAA